A portion of the Drosophila sechellia strain sech25 chromosome 2R, ASM438219v1, whole genome shotgun sequence genome contains these proteins:
- the LOC6608414 gene encoding vesicle-associated membrane protein 7, translated as MPILYSVISRGTTVLAKFAECVGNFAEVTEHIIGRIGVHNHKMTYTHGDYLIHYTCENKLVYMCITDNEFERSRAFLFLADIKQKFIQTYGLQVATAIAYSMNTEFSKVLAQQMVYFSQSREVDTISRVHGQIDELKDIMVKNIDSLRDRGEKLELLVNKTENLSNNSVAFRKASRNLARQMFWKNIRVYVVVGLVITFIVYVIVSMACGGLAWQSCV; from the exons ATGCCGATACTATATAGTGTGATATCGCGGGGCACCACCGTGCTGGCGAAGTTTGCGGAGTGCGTCGGCAACTTTGCCGAAGTGACGGAGCACATAATCGGACGGATCGGGGTGCACAACCACAAGATGACCTACACACACGGCGACTACCTGATCCACTACACCTGTGAGAACAAACTGGTCTACATGTGCATCACCGACAAC GAATTCGAACGGTCGCGGGCCTTCCTGTTCTTGGCGGATATCAAGCAGAAGTTTATCCAGACTTACGGCCTCCAGGTGGCCACCGCCATCGCCTACTCCATGAACACGGAGTTCTCCAAGGTCCTGGCCCAGCAGATGGTCTACTTCAGTCAGTCCCGGGAGGTGGACACCATTTCGCGAGTACATGGTCAGATTGACGAGCTTAAAGACATTATGGTTAAGAATATTG ACAGCTTGCGGGATCGCGGCGAGAAACTGGAGCTGCTGGTCAACAAGACCGAAAATTTGAGCAATAAT TCCGTTGCATTCCGTAAGGCCTCGCGAAATTTGGCGCGTCAAATGTTTTGGAAGAACATCCGCGTCTACGTGGTGGTGGGTCTGGTGATAACCTTCATCGTTTACGTGATTGTGAGCATGGCCTGCGGTGGCCTCGCTTGGCAGTCCTGTGTTTAG
- the LOC6621154 gene encoding stimulator of interferon genes protein isoform X1 translates to MYAGEMAIASNVEEAGNAVRAEKGRKYFYFRKMIGDYIDTSVRIVATVFLADLLRRLYHCVIEYGSNGRYYLPEDRLWVILRRSCTYNNRSIYLIVGFVLVAFFRISVTGNYRDVVPTTLFLVHMPLYWIWSFSDMDHSTLSYSHWIRDSHGLDYAAGMASNYFHGYLKLSLPERKDDGLKQRMEMYEDKNNVTFGIKRLVILIPDEMFVNGVLESHLLDKAEPLETQFINRAGVYRPFKHAVYRMNKKVNGRTYYFAIEGATPLISFFDAIYSNLSATWQMQELKREIWLKFYKHLRELITTWPETRDLIELIIYNSHDSKGNLVDVGELLVANMQNKTKTLDEIPH, encoded by the exons atgtatgcaggCGAAATGGCAATCGCTAGCAACGTCGAAGAAGCGGGGAACGCGGTTCGCGCGGAGAAAGgcagaaaatatttttattttcgaaagATGATAGGAGATTATATTG ACACCTCTGTTCGCATTGTGGCCACTGTGTTCCTGGCTGATTTACTCCGTCGCTTGTACCACTGTGTCATCGAATATGGGAGCAATGGGCGGTACTATTTGCCCGAGGATCGGCTGTGGGTAATCTTGCGGCGCTCGTGCACGTACAACAACAGGTCGATATACCTGATTGTAGGATTCGTTCTCGTAGCTTTTTTTCGAATTTCGGTTACCGGGAATTACAGGGACGTAGTGCCCACGACGCTGTTTCTAGTCCATATGCCGCTCTACTGGATTTGGAGCTTTAGCGATATGGACCACAGCACGCTGAGCTACTCGCACTGGATACGTGACTCCCATGGACTGGACTATGCGGCCGGAATGGCCTCCAACTACTTTCACGGCTACCTCAAACTTTCACTGCCTGAACGCAAGGATGATGGGCTCAAACAACGAATGGAAATGTACGAG GACAAGAATAATGTTACCTTCGGCATCAAACGACTGGTTATCCTCATTCCCGACGAGATGTTTGTCAACGGCGTACTAGAAAGCCACTTACTTGACAAAGCTGAG CCCCTGGAGACCCAGTTCATCAACCGAGCCGGCGTCTATCGTCCTTTTAAGCACGCTGTCTACAGAATGAACAAAAAGGTCAATGGCAGGACCTACTACTTTGCCATCGAGGGTGCCACGCCCTTGATATCCTTCTTCGATGCGATATATTCCAACTTGTCGGCCACCTGGCAGATGCAGGAACTGAAGCGGGAGATCTGGCTCAAGTTTTACAAGCACCTGAGGGAACTCATTACTACGTGGCCGGAGACCCGAGATCTTATAGAGCTCATCATCTATAACT CCCATGATAGCAAGGGCAACCTTGTGGATGTTGGCGAATTGCTTGTAGCTaatatgcaaaacaaaaccaaaactctTGACGAAATTCCCCACTAA
- the LOC6621153 gene encoding proteasome subunit alpha type-3, protein MSTIGTGYDLSASQFSPDGRVFQIDYASKAVEKSGTVIGIRGKDAVVLAVEKIITSKLYEPDAGGRIFTIEKNIGMAVAGLVADGNYVADIARQEAANYRQQFEQAIPLKHLCDRVAGYVHAYTLYSAVRPFGLSIILASWDEVEGPQLYKIEPSGSSFGYFACASGKAKQLAKTEMEKLKTDMRTDELVESAGEIIYKVHDELKDKDFRFEMGLVGRVTGGLHLINPSELTEKARKAGDAANKEEDSDNETH, encoded by the exons ATGAGTACTATTGGCACTGGA TACGACTTGTCGGCCTCGCAGTTTTCGCCTGATGGCCGCGTTTTCCAGATCGACTACGCCTCAAAGGCGGTGGAGAAGAGCGGCACCGTGATCGGGATTCGGGGCAAGGACGCCGTGGTGCTGGCCGTCGAGAAGATCATCACCAGTAAGCTGTACGAACCGGACGCCGGCGGACGTATCTTCACCATCGAAAAGAACATCGGAATGGCGGTAGCCGGCTTGGTGGCTGATGGAAACTATGTGGCGGACATTGCGCGTCAGGAGGCAGCCAACTACAGGCAGCAATTTGAGCAGGCTATCCCGCTTAAGCACCTGTGCGACCGTGTCGCCGGTTACGTCCACGCCTACACTCTGTACAGTGCCGTCCGCCCCTTCGGACTGTCCATCATCCTCGCCTCCTGGGACGAGGTCGAGGGGCCACAGCTCTACAAGATCGAGCCGTCTGGCTCCTCCTTCGGTTACTTCGCCTGCGCCAGTGGCAAGGCCAAGCAGCTGGCCAAGACTGAGATGGAGAAGCTCAAGACGGATATGAGGACCGACGAATTGGTGGAGAGCGCCGGTGAAAT CATCTACAAAGTCCATGacgagttgaaggacaaggaCTTCCGCTTCGAAATGGGTTTGGTGGGCAGGGTAACCGGTGGCCTACATCTCATAAATCCCTCAGAACTGACGGAgaaggcgaggaaagccggcGATGCTGCCAACAAGGAAGAAGACAGCGACAATGAGACGCACTAG
- the LOC6621154 gene encoding stimulator of interferon genes protein isoform X2 translates to MPLYWIWSFSDMDHSTLSYSHWIRDSHGLDYAAGMASNYFHGYLKLSLPERKDDGLKQRMEMYEDKNNVTFGIKRLVILIPDEMFVNGVLESHLLDKAEPLETQFINRAGVYRPFKHAVYRMNKKVNGRTYYFAIEGATPLISFFDAIYSNLSATWQMQELKREIWLKFYKHLRELITTWPETRDLIELIIYNSHDSKGNLVDVGELLVANMQNKTKTLDEIPH, encoded by the exons ATGCCGCTCTACTGGATTTGGAGCTTTAGCGATATGGACCACAGCACGCTGAGCTACTCGCACTGGATACGTGACTCCCATGGACTGGACTATGCGGCCGGAATGGCCTCCAACTACTTTCACGGCTACCTCAAACTTTCACTGCCTGAACGCAAGGATGATGGGCTCAAACAACGAATGGAAATGTACGAG GACAAGAATAATGTTACCTTCGGCATCAAACGACTGGTTATCCTCATTCCCGACGAGATGTTTGTCAACGGCGTACTAGAAAGCCACTTACTTGACAAAGCTGAG CCCCTGGAGACCCAGTTCATCAACCGAGCCGGCGTCTATCGTCCTTTTAAGCACGCTGTCTACAGAATGAACAAAAAGGTCAATGGCAGGACCTACTACTTTGCCATCGAGGGTGCCACGCCCTTGATATCCTTCTTCGATGCGATATATTCCAACTTGTCGGCCACCTGGCAGATGCAGGAACTGAAGCGGGAGATCTGGCTCAAGTTTTACAAGCACCTGAGGGAACTCATTACTACGTGGCCGGAGACCCGAGATCTTATAGAGCTCATCATCTATAACT CCCATGATAGCAAGGGCAACCTTGTGGATGTTGGCGAATTGCTTGTAGCTaatatgcaaaacaaaaccaaaactctTGACGAAATTCCCCACTAA
- the LOC6608410 gene encoding patellin-2 has protein sequence MADTINNKPSIQIRSGLPSPLPDKSPSPATKLLISHGKPNFTIAKSPKVDENGNGNPLSAQPSANNNYNAYKSANSSVANSQKFIVGTKFNGVFKPSNAAATWATNGSANGNGAAESENEVAKVVLRRPKLADSPPPAEGEDEIVPEFIRRQRRIQERLAKENVLDFESRRSGYFTHVMISPDSPNRTSFVETMASPAIVPALEIPAPVAEKVEEEEKVEAQPQVAAVTTSALITEPEPEAPVSNGHSEEPKNSDVAPEEVAKAIEQVNQAVAGEDEAEVEATPEPVPEPTPEPVAAERKAEAVVEEPTQAPAPVEAKVEVVEPVAPVQNGQKEEEKAVPATNGHKEEEAVPATNGHKEEAEAITISHTNGQSSNGPSIPTPDPSGALGVNYEPKTVVSFSQELGSGENKYPDTVKVVSEVPAESNGELKELTKLKFDIQSDEQNEVQVTPVLRAE, from the coding sequence ATGGCCGATACAATCAACAACAAGCCGAGCATACAGATCCGCAGCGGACTGCCCTCGCCTCTGCCGGACAAGAGCCCGTCGCCGGCCACCAAGCTGCTGATCAGCCATGGCAAGCCAAACTTCACCATCGCCAAGTCGCCGAAGGTCGACGagaacggaaacggaaacccACTGTCCGCCCAGCCCAGcgccaacaacaactacaacgcCTACAAGAGCGCCAACAGCAGCGTGGCCAACAGCCAGAAGTTCATAGTGGGCACCAAGTTCAACGGGGTCTTCAAGCCCTCGAATGCGGCGGCCACTTGGGCCACCAATGGAAGCGCCAATGGCAATGGCGCCGCGGAGTCGGAGAACGAGGTGGCCAAGGTCGTGCTGCGACGACCCAAGCTGGCGGACTCGCCCCCACCCGCCGAGGGCGAGGACGAGATCGTGCCGGAGTTCATCAGGCGCCAGCGACGCATCCAGGAGCGTCTGGCCAAGGAGAACGTGCTGGACTTTGAGAGCCGGCGCAGCGGCTACTTCACGCACGTTATGATCTCGCCGGACTCGCCCAATCGCACCTCGTTCGTGGAGACCATGGCCAGTCCGGCCATTGTACCCGCCCTCGAGATTCCCGCTCCAGTGGCCGAgaaggtggaggaggaggagaaggtgGAGGCACAGCCTCAGGTGGCTGCTGTAACCACCTCTGCCCTCATCACTGAACCCGAACCAGAGGCCCCTGTTAGCAATGGACACAGTGAGGAGCCAAAGAACTCTGACGTGGCGCCCGAGGAGGTGGCCAAGGCCATTGAGCAAGTTAACCAGGCAGTGGCAGGAGAGGATGAGGCGGAGGTAGAAGCCACCCCTGAGCCAGTTCCAGAACCTACTCCAGAGCCAGTGGCAGCCGAACGAAAGGCGGAGGCCGTGGTAGAGGAGCCCACTCAAGCTCCCGCTCCCGTGGAAGCCAAGGTGGAGGTGGTGGAGCCAGTTGCTCCCGTGCAAAATGGCcagaaggaggaggagaaggctGTTCCTGCCACAAATGGCCATAAGGAAGAGGAGGCTGTTCCTGCCACCAATGGCCACaaggaggaggcggaggccATTACCATTTCGCACACCAACGGACAGAGTAGCAATGGACCCAGCATACCCACTCCGGATCCCAGTGGAGCCCTGGGAGTGAACTACGAACCCAAGACCGTGGTCAGCTTCTCGCAGGAATTGGGCAGCGGGGAGAACAAGTATCCGGATACCGTGAAGGTGGTCAGCGAGGTGCCCGCCGAATCGAATGGCGAGCTCAAGGAGCTGACCAAGCTGAAGTTCGACATCCAGAGCGACGAGCAGAACGAGGTCCAGGTGACGCCCGTGCTGCGGGCGGAATAG
- the LOC6621150 gene encoding origin recognition complex subunit 6, whose translation MTTLIEQLITKMGLREEPNVLEKTTELVRLLELRSTNVPLQINEYGKIVLCADLASCMIGILFDKEQALKLSGLRKSHYLNNKRMFEKLLDLNKLASVNDICVQLGLNEVARKAEELMTLFKGVAATEDTGTDTSHPQYATMAVFQACRLLKKKVSKSKLMPFSNLRPSQFQLLEQQWERMIAKHHKESKVPSSTDMDGKLKENQNENIQGQVAKKAYKPPAEDYEIWKARMLAKAQAKLKELEAAHSHMDSQLSEN comes from the exons ATGACTACCTTAATAGAACAGTTAATTACGAAAATGGGCCTAAGGGAGGAGCCAAACGTGCTAGA GAAAACCACCGAACTAGTACGCCTCCTGGAACTGCGCTCCACGAATGTCCCTCTGCAGATCAATGAGTACGGAAAGATAGTGCTGTGTGCGGATCTTGCTTCCTGCATGATTGGCATCTTGTTCGACAAGGAGCAGGCACTGAAATTGTCCGGATTGCGCAAGAGCCACTACCTCAACAACAAGCGGATGTTCGAGAAGCTATTGGACCTAAACAAATTGGCTAGCGTGAATGACATCTGTGTCCAGCTGGGTCTCAACGAAGTTGCCCGCAAGGCGGAGGAGCTTATGACTCTCTTCAAGGGCGTAGCGGCCACCGAGGACACGGGTACCGACACCAGCCATCCTCAGTACGCCACCATGGCCGTGTTCCAGGCCTGCCGCCTGCTCAAAAAGAAGGTTTCGAAGTCAAAGCTCATGCCCTTCAGTAATCTTCGACCTTCCCAGTTTCAGCTGCTCGAGCAGCAGTGGGAACGCATGATAGCTAAGCACCACAAGGAGAGCAAAGTACCATCCAGCACCGATATGGATGGTAAACTTAAGGAGAACCAGAATGAGAATATCCAGGGTCAGGTGGCAAAGAAGGCATATAAGCCTCCAGCGGAGGACTACGAAATATGGAAGGCTCGAATGTTGGCCAAGGCGCAGGCCAAATTGAAGGAATTGGAAGCAGCCCATTCGCATATGGATAGTCAGCTTTCCGAGAATTag
- the LOC6608412 gene encoding U7 snRNA-associated Sm-like protein LSm11, with protein MSAMESRDQKTSNEDDSTEISELDVGTDRFNPLRALYEPNFRVTDAVPKVIYQNLAAFESALKKFGIWQLNKRQKPGSAEGGDQGTSKKASTSKAVDILPSERRFEPHQMPTTSSKTKHHRNIFTYMEAAVGPLELLTKCIPPAIHKESTERRRVRVVVRKHGSVGGSVEGELLAFDKQWNLLLRNVTETWKRRKYKYGEQNICDTPVDCTGRLKELGITLPRTEVKSLNRKNVEIRRELSQILIRGENVVIVSLIPTK; from the coding sequence ATGAGTGCCATGGAATCGAGGGACCAGAAAACTTCGAATGAGGACGACTCCACAGAAATCTCCGAATTGGATGTGGGCACTGATAGGTTTAATCCTCTGCGAGCGTTATACGAACCCAATTTTAGGGTGACCGATGCTGTTCCAAAGGTCATCTACCAGAATCTGGCTGCCTTCGAGAGTGCACTTAAAAAGTTCGGCATCTGGCAGCTGAACAAGCGCCAAAAGCCGGGATCCGCAGAAGGAGGTGATCAGGGGACATCGAAAAAAGCTTCCACTTCCAAGGCAGTAGATATTCTACCTTCTGAGCGACGTTTTGAGCCGCACCAGATGCCCACCACTAGTAGCAAAACGAAGCATCATCGAAATATTTTCACCTACATGGAGGCGGCTGTCGGTCCATTGGAACTCCTAACGAAGTGCATACCCCCTGCTATCCACAAAGAATCCACTGAAAGGAGAAGAGTTCGGGTGGTGGTGCGCAAGCACGGATCGGTGGGCGGCAGTGTCGAGGGTGAGCTGTTGGCCTTTGACAAGCAGTGGAACCTCCTCCTGAGAAATGTTACCGAAACTTGGAAGCGACGAAAGTACAAATACGGAGAGCAAAACATATGCGACACACCTGTTGATTGCACAGGGCGCCTCAAGGAGTTGGGTATCACACTTCCCAGGACTGAAGTCAAAAGTCTAAACCGAAAAAATGTGGAGATTCGGCGAGAGCTCTCACAGATTTTAATACGCGGCGAGAATGTAGTTATAGTTAGTTTAATACCAACAAAATAG
- the LOC6608413 gene encoding mitochondrial amidoxime-reducing component 1 isoform X2 — protein sequence MASGNNSTFDLSPKTLAAVGVGLVAVGGASYLLYRHLTRDVMPQKWRRVGTVERIHFFPVKSCAPMDISKPEVEYDCDVLSMSFEGIRDRTLMVVNENNEMITARVYPLMTQIKSKKVSPSKLVFSAQDMPDLELDFEKLDGPGKDVKTSVWGVSIDVMPCGDRINTWFSQAILKKESGLKLVHYPYPKPVRCTNPRLKSMPFIRQEDSGTFNDATSFMLMNLSSVADLNTRLKNPVDALQFRGNFELKMDVDEPYAEDNWQWVRIGEDAVFRTVAPCTRCIFTNINAKTAERSSEGEPLKTLRSYRFFNYSSPALGVHMGLRLPGKVKANDVVYVEDK from the exons ATGGCAA GCGGAAACAACTCGACCTTTGACCTCAGTCCCAAGACTCTGGCGGCCGTGGGCGTGGGCCtggtggcggtgggcgggGCTAGTTACCTACTGTACCGCCATCTGACCCGCGATGTGATGCCCCAAAAGTGGCGACGCGTGGGCACCGTGGAGAGGATCCACTTTTTTCCGGTCAAGTCCTGTGCCCCCATGGACATCTCGAAACCCGAAGTGGAGTACGACTGCGATGTACTGAGCATGTCCTTTGAGGGAATAAGGGATCGCACCTTGATGGTGGTCAATGAAAACAACGAAATGATTACGGCTCGGGTGTATCCGCTCATGACCCAGATCAAGTCGAAGAAGGTATCGCCCAGCAAGCTTGTGTTTAGCGCCCAGGACATGCCAGACCTGGAGCTAGACTTCGAAAAGCTGGACGGTCCTGGCAAGGATGTGAAAACTTCCGTTTGGGGCGTTTCCATAGACGTGATGCCCTGCGGAGATCGGATCAACACGTGGTTCTCCCAGGCCATCCTGAAGAAGGAGAGCGGCCTCAAGCTAGTTCACTATCCCTATCCGAAACCAGTGAGATGCACCAATCCCCGCCTAAAGTCCATGCCATTCATTAGACAGGAGGACTCG GGCACTTTCAACGATGCCACCAGCTTTATGCTGATGAACCTTTCGTCGGTCGCCGATCTTAATACTCGGCTAAAGAATCCGGTGGATGCACTTCAGTTCCGAGGTAACTTCGAACTGAAAATGGATGTTGATGAGCCCTATGCCGAGGACAATTGGCAGTGGGTGCGTATAGGCGAAGATGCTGTTTTCCGTACGGTGGCGCCTTGCACTCGCTGTATTTTTACAAACATAAATGCGAAGACCGCCGAGAGGAGTTCCGAAGGAGAGCCTCTCAAAACGCTCAGAAG CTATCGCTTCTTCAACTACAGTTCGCCGGCTCTGGGCGTTCATATGGGACTTCGGCTGCCGGGAAAGGTGAAGGCCAACGACGTGGTGTATGTGGAGGACAAGTGA
- the LOC6608411 gene encoding zinc finger protein 112 — MCSFRNKLHADSKDMTPQHSNKQHYVESARVYMRSDSSILIKCCLCNADTFGGDKWKEFLRHLVQRHGDEGELNGDEDEIQDEVQVEMTNLLEASIAQESKLTEVQESFTNVEFLEDEVEPNFSPEEEQDHEEFASNSHHDYISNQPNKAFYSLQRTSPGVIQYFIHLLRRHKFFWITEHGINRKDRMDSSQKVAEALFHRFHFQLDPQVVNASARFLQVWFERQYVMQLSNSDFRCRYPKYYHSLLKFMPTNHISVTICEECDRRFLNERQLRLHKFRVHGGPNPNVCHVCHQSFPLASKLEQHQARYHFKRPEWQCSKCDYNAPSKWDFQQHQAMHAGQRNYICELCGHSSKTSSALAVHRRTHDQPKLSCPHCSRQFRENSTLKSHIRKFHDCDSARQLSCDFCWRRFQTLEMLKLHKLVHLQNEEMESDEEDDPDELDRFVS, encoded by the exons ATGTGTAGTTTTCGGAATAAATTGCATGCAGATTCTAAGGACATGACACCACAACACTCAAATAAGCAACATTATGTAGAAAGTGCACGCGTATACATGAGAAGTGACTCCTCCATTTTAATCAAATGCTGCCTTTGCAATGCGGACACTTTTGGCGGTGACAAATGGAAGGAATTCTTAAGGCACCTGGTTCAAAGGCATGGAGACGAAGGTGAACTTAATGGAGATGAGGATGAGATCCAGGACGAGGTTCAGGTGGAGATGACCAACCTCTTGGAGGCGTCTATTGCTCAGGAATCCAAGTTGACGGAAGTACAGGAATCGTTTACCAATGTGGAATTTCTGGAAGACGAGGTGGAACCAAACTTTTCACCAGAGGAAGAGCAGGATCATGAAGAGTTCGCAAGCAATAGCCACCAT GACTACATCTCGAACCAACCCAACAAAGCCTTCTACAGCCTGCAGCGCACCAGCCCCGGAGTTATTCAGTACTTCATTCACCTACTGCGGAGACACAAATTCTTCTGGATAACTGAGCACGGGATCAATAGAAAAGATCGCATGGACAGTTCCCAAAAAGTGGCAGAGGCCCTATTCCATCGGTTTCACTTTCAGTTGGACCCACAGGTGGTCAATGCCAGTGCCCGTTTCCTGCAAGTCTGGTTTGAGCGGCAGTATGTTATGCAGTTGAGCAACTCCGACTTCCGCTGCCGCTATCCAAAGTACTACCACAGCTTGCTGAAATTCATGCCCACAAACCACATATCAGTGACCATTTGCGAGGAGTGCGACCGACGGTTTCTTAACGAGCGCCAGCTACGGCTGCACAAATTCCGCGTCCACGGGGGACCCAATCCGAATGTTTGTCATGTGTGCCACCAGAGCTTTCCACTCGCCTCCAAGCTAGAACAGCACCAGGCACGATACCACTTTAAGCGGCCGGAGTGGCAATGCAGCAAATGCGATTACAACGCACCTTCCAAGTGGGACTTCCAACAGCACCAGGCCATGCACGCGGGCCAAAGAAACTATATCTGCGAGTTGTGCGGGCACAGCTCGAAGACCAGCTCCGCCCTGGCCGTTCATCGGCGAACTCACGACCAACCGAAACTAAGTTGTCCGCACTGCAGCCGGCAATTTCGAGAGAATAGTACCTTGAAGAGCCACATCCGGAAATTTCACGACTGTGACAGTGCGCGGCAGCTCTCCTGCGACTTTTGCTGGCGGAGATTCCAGACGCTGGAGATGCTGAAGCTTCATAAACTGGTTCATCTTCAAAACGAAGAAATGGAATCAGATGAGGAGGATGATCCAGATGAATTGGACAGATTCGTTAGTTAA
- the LOC6608413 gene encoding mitochondrial amidoxime-reducing component 1 isoform X1, producing MATGGNNSTFDLSPKTLAAVGVGLVAVGGASYLLYRHLTRDVMPQKWRRVGTVERIHFFPVKSCAPMDISKPEVEYDCDVLSMSFEGIRDRTLMVVNENNEMITARVYPLMTQIKSKKVSPSKLVFSAQDMPDLELDFEKLDGPGKDVKTSVWGVSIDVMPCGDRINTWFSQAILKKESGLKLVHYPYPKPVRCTNPRLKSMPFIRQEDSGTFNDATSFMLMNLSSVADLNTRLKNPVDALQFRGNFELKMDVDEPYAEDNWQWVRIGEDAVFRTVAPCTRCIFTNINAKTAERSSEGEPLKTLRSYRFFNYSSPALGVHMGLRLPGKVKANDVVYVEDK from the exons ATGGCAA CAGGCGGAAACAACTCGACCTTTGACCTCAGTCCCAAGACTCTGGCGGCCGTGGGCGTGGGCCtggtggcggtgggcgggGCTAGTTACCTACTGTACCGCCATCTGACCCGCGATGTGATGCCCCAAAAGTGGCGACGCGTGGGCACCGTGGAGAGGATCCACTTTTTTCCGGTCAAGTCCTGTGCCCCCATGGACATCTCGAAACCCGAAGTGGAGTACGACTGCGATGTACTGAGCATGTCCTTTGAGGGAATAAGGGATCGCACCTTGATGGTGGTCAATGAAAACAACGAAATGATTACGGCTCGGGTGTATCCGCTCATGACCCAGATCAAGTCGAAGAAGGTATCGCCCAGCAAGCTTGTGTTTAGCGCCCAGGACATGCCAGACCTGGAGCTAGACTTCGAAAAGCTGGACGGTCCTGGCAAGGATGTGAAAACTTCCGTTTGGGGCGTTTCCATAGACGTGATGCCCTGCGGAGATCGGATCAACACGTGGTTCTCCCAGGCCATCCTGAAGAAGGAGAGCGGCCTCAAGCTAGTTCACTATCCCTATCCGAAACCAGTGAGATGCACCAATCCCCGCCTAAAGTCCATGCCATTCATTAGACAGGAGGACTCG GGCACTTTCAACGATGCCACCAGCTTTATGCTGATGAACCTTTCGTCGGTCGCCGATCTTAATACTCGGCTAAAGAATCCGGTGGATGCACTTCAGTTCCGAGGTAACTTCGAACTGAAAATGGATGTTGATGAGCCCTATGCCGAGGACAATTGGCAGTGGGTGCGTATAGGCGAAGATGCTGTTTTCCGTACGGTGGCGCCTTGCACTCGCTGTATTTTTACAAACATAAATGCGAAGACCGCCGAGAGGAGTTCCGAAGGAGAGCCTCTCAAAACGCTCAGAAG CTATCGCTTCTTCAACTACAGTTCGCCGGCTCTGGGCGTTCATATGGGACTTCGGCTGCCGGGAAAGGTGAAGGCCAACGACGTGGTGTATGTGGAGGACAAGTGA